In one window of Miscanthus floridulus cultivar M001 chromosome 12, ASM1932011v1, whole genome shotgun sequence DNA:
- the LOC136496722 gene encoding N-terminal acetyltransferase A complex catalytic subunit NAA10-like, which yields MVCIRQATIDDLLAMQACNLMCLPENYQMKYYLYHMLSWPQLLFVAEDYGGRIVGYVLAKMEEDPSEPCHGHITSLAVLRSHRKLGLATKLMSAAQAAMDQVFGAEYVSLHVRRSNRAAFNLYTSTLGYQIHDIEAKYYADGEDAYDMRKPLRQPQPKKHHHHHHHHHGPGGCCSHDAPAAATGSSQSSSSPDKKANT from the coding sequence ATGGTGTGCATCCGGCAGGCGACCATCGACGACCTGCTGGCGATGCAGGCGTGCAACCTGATGTGCCTGCCGGAGAACTACCAGATGAAGTACTACCTCTACCACATGCTGTCGTGGCCGCAGCTCCTCTTCGTCGCCGAGGACTACGGCGGCCGCATCGTCGGCTACGTGCTCGCCAAGATGGAGGAGGACCCCTCCGAGCCCTGCCACGGACACATCACCTCCCTCGCGGTCCTCCGCTCCCACCGCAAGCTCGGGCTCGCCACCAAGCTCATGTCCGCCGCGCAGGCAGCCATGGACCAGGTCTTCGGCGCCGAGTACGTCTCCCTCCACGTCCGCCGATCCAACCGCGCCGCCTTCAACCTCTACACCTCCACCCTCGGGTACCAGATCCACGACATCGAGGCTAAGTACTACGCCGATGGGGAGGACGCGTACGATATGCGCAAGCCTCTCCGGCAGCCCCAACCGAAGAAgcatcaccatcaccaccaccaccaccacggcccCGGTGGGTGCTGCTCCCACGACGCACCTGCGGCGGCGACTGGTTCTTCTCAGTCTTCTAGTTCGCCGGATAAGAAGGCTAACACTTGA